The proteins below come from a single Polynucleobacter sp. MWH-UH23A genomic window:
- the lpxB gene encoding lipid-A-disaccharide synthase, whose product MTLLQPQRAASFDNGNTLPKLACVAGEPSGDLLAAPVLSALNQIPDMAGLEVYGIGGPRMQAQGMRSDWSMETLSVRGYVEAIKQLPAILKLRKELIANLLGDGRPDVFLGIDAPDFNLGVELQLRKAGIPTLHLVSPSIWAWRAGRIKKIAQAVDRMLCIFPFETEIYDRAGVASTYVGHPLASEIPLEPNISQAREKIARALHLGRNGKDDLEGLVIAVLPGSRSSEIELIAPVFFETMELLADKLQGQKLHFLIPVATPRLRAPLEALLKASKDQFPDIQIHLLDGMADEILEASDVVLIASGTATLQAALWKKPMVISYKVPWLTAQIMKRQGYLPYVGLPNILCGEFVVPELLQGDATPEKLSAAILDWIHHPSKVAQIKERFAKMHETLRRPTGLLVAQAVAQTIMDRRVGRIAS is encoded by the coding sequence ATGACTTTATTGCAGCCTCAACGCGCGGCATCATTCGATAACGGGAATACCTTGCCAAAGTTAGCTTGTGTAGCTGGCGAACCCTCTGGCGACTTATTAGCTGCGCCAGTTCTGAGTGCCTTAAATCAAATCCCAGATATGGCTGGTCTCGAGGTTTATGGCATCGGTGGCCCGCGTATGCAGGCTCAAGGTATGCGATCCGATTGGTCGATGGAGACCTTGAGTGTCCGAGGATATGTTGAGGCGATTAAGCAATTACCCGCTATTTTGAAGTTACGTAAGGAGCTCATTGCCAACCTATTAGGTGATGGGCGACCCGATGTCTTTCTTGGGATTGATGCCCCCGACTTTAATTTGGGCGTAGAGCTGCAACTGCGTAAGGCGGGTATCCCCACTTTACATTTAGTCTCTCCATCCATCTGGGCATGGAGAGCGGGGCGCATTAAAAAAATTGCTCAAGCGGTTGATCGCATGCTGTGCATCTTTCCTTTTGAAACCGAAATCTATGATCGCGCAGGCGTAGCCTCTACCTATGTAGGGCACCCATTGGCAAGTGAAATTCCATTGGAACCCAATATATCTCAAGCAAGAGAAAAGATTGCGCGAGCGCTCCATCTAGGTCGTAATGGCAAAGATGATTTAGAGGGATTAGTGATTGCAGTCTTGCCAGGCAGCCGTTCTTCAGAGATTGAGTTGATTGCTCCTGTGTTTTTTGAAACGATGGAATTGTTGGCAGATAAGCTTCAAGGTCAAAAATTGCATTTCTTGATTCCGGTTGCCACTCCTCGTTTGCGAGCCCCCTTAGAGGCATTATTGAAGGCAAGCAAAGATCAATTTCCGGATATCCAAATTCATTTACTTGATGGTATGGCTGACGAGATTTTAGAAGCCTCCGATGTTGTGCTTATTGCTAGTGGTACTGCTACTTTGCAGGCTGCACTTTGGAAGAAGCCAATGGTGATTTCCTATAAGGTCCCCTGGCTTACCGCTCAAATTATGAAACGCCAGGGATATTTGCCTTATGTTGGCTTGCCTAACATTTTGTGTGGCGAGTTTGTTGTGCCCGAGTTATTGCAAGGTGATGCGACGCCTGAGAAATTAAGCGCCGCAATTTTGGATTGGATTCATCATCCAAGCAAGGTTGCACAAATCAAAGAGCGCTTTGCAAAAATGCATGAAACATTACGTCGCCCAACAGGTCTTTTAGTTGCTCAAGCGGTTGCGCAAACTATCATGGACCGTCGTGTCGGGCGAATTGCTTCATGA
- the rnhB gene encoding ribonuclease HII, with the protein MSMLWVCGVDEAGRGPLVGAVVAGAVVLNPDKPIDGLKDSKKLTAAKRDFLYEQILENAKAWGVGEASPAEIDQINILQATMLAMRRAIEDLSIRLGAWPEKALIDGNRCPELPIAAEAIIKGDAKEPAISAASIIAKVTRDRQMMRLHQQHPEYGFAQHMGYPTEAHFAALKQYGACSEHRRSFSPVQKVLESLSS; encoded by the coding sequence ATGAGTATGCTTTGGGTTTGTGGAGTGGATGAAGCAGGTCGTGGTCCATTAGTTGGTGCGGTGGTTGCTGGCGCAGTAGTTCTTAATCCGGACAAACCGATTGATGGCTTAAAAGATTCTAAAAAATTGACGGCAGCAAAGCGTGATTTTTTGTATGAGCAAATTTTGGAAAATGCGAAAGCCTGGGGGGTTGGTGAAGCAAGTCCAGCTGAGATTGATCAGATCAACATACTGCAAGCAACAATGCTGGCTATGCGTCGGGCTATAGAGGATTTAAGTATTCGTTTGGGTGCTTGGCCAGAGAAAGCATTGATTGATGGCAATCGATGCCCCGAGTTACCCATCGCGGCTGAGGCAATTATTAAGGGTGACGCAAAAGAACCCGCGATTTCTGCAGCTTCCATCATTGCCAAAGTGACTCGCGATCGACAAATGATGCGTTTGCATCAACAACATCCAGAATATGGCTTTGCTCAGCACATGGGCTATCCCACAGAGGCTCATTTTGCCGCCTTGAAGCAGTATGGCGCTTGCTCTGAGCATCGTAGAAGTTTTTCTCCAGTTCAGAAAGTTTTGGAATCCCTGTCTAGCTAA
- a CDS encoding pyruvate, water dikinase regulatory protein gives MSTETRIVFIVSDGTGITAENFSQSILAQFEASFKHIRIPFVDSVDKAHDAVGSINQAANKYGVQPIVFTTLVNAELNSIVAKANGLILDMFQTFVAPLEAALGMKSTHAMNRLHHNADTEAYKNRIEAINYSLAHDDGQSNQNLAEADVILVGISRVGKTPTSLYLAMQYGLKAANYPLIPEDFERGQLPKDLVPYRQKIFGLMIDAERLSEIRNERRPGSNYAKLENCRYEINEATAMMKKQSIPWVMTTSKSIEEIATTVLQAIKSDKTILG, from the coding sequence ATGTCTACTGAAACCCGTATTGTTTTTATTGTCTCTGACGGCACAGGCATTACCGCCGAGAACTTCAGCCAATCAATTTTGGCGCAGTTTGAGGCCAGTTTTAAGCATATCCGGATCCCATTTGTGGACAGCGTTGATAAAGCTCATGACGCTGTAGGCAGCATTAATCAGGCGGCCAATAAGTATGGGGTTCAACCCATTGTTTTCACCACCCTAGTGAATGCTGAGCTCAATTCCATTGTTGCTAAGGCTAATGGGCTTATTTTGGACATGTTTCAGACCTTCGTGGCCCCTCTTGAGGCTGCCCTGGGGATGAAATCCACGCACGCCATGAATCGCCTTCACCACAATGCCGATACCGAAGCCTATAAGAACCGAATTGAAGCAATTAACTACTCCTTGGCCCACGATGACGGTCAATCCAACCAAAACCTTGCTGAAGCCGATGTCATCTTGGTAGGAATATCTCGCGTCGGAAAAACGCCAACCAGCCTCTATTTAGCGATGCAGTATGGTTTAAAGGCTGCAAACTATCCATTAATCCCAGAGGATTTTGAACGAGGTCAACTACCTAAGGACCTAGTTCCTTATCGCCAGAAAATTTTTGGTCTCATGATTGATGCGGAACGTCTTTCAGAGATTCGAAACGAACGTCGCCCAGGTAGCAATTATGCCAAACTTGAAAACTGCCGTTATGAAATTAATGAGGCAACAGCGATGATGAAAAAGCAATCCATTCCTTGGGTTATGACGACAAGCAAATCCATCGAAGAAATCGCAACCACAGTACTACAAGCAATTAAATCTGATAAGACGATTTTAGGTTAA
- a CDS encoding RNA methyltransferase, translating to MNFDQITSKENPLFKELRLLQATGSKGQKARLSSGCALLEGIHLVQAWVGDTALKTLFTSEMGLQNPEISQAIYSHIEICPETKVYQLDNALWNVLSELVNAPHIAGLLSLPKSSLASAQSISNLDGDVVILDRIQDAGNVGTILRTAAATGFTQIIALSGCAHLWSSKVLRAGMGAHHLLDLYEGWTNHQVLSAVTAPLMAATADAEQDLFNLKQELLQPVAWVMGSEGQGVSEDLLAQAKGVSIPIDPRIESLNVSTAAAICLFETVRVRRS from the coding sequence ATGAACTTTGATCAAATCACCTCAAAAGAGAACCCGCTGTTCAAAGAACTGCGTTTGTTGCAGGCAACAGGATCAAAGGGTCAGAAGGCTAGGCTAAGTAGTGGATGCGCTTTGCTTGAAGGTATTCATCTTGTTCAAGCTTGGGTGGGAGATACCGCATTAAAGACACTCTTTACCTCTGAAATGGGTTTACAAAACCCCGAAATTTCACAGGCTATTTATTCTCATATTGAGATTTGTCCAGAGACTAAGGTGTATCAACTAGATAATGCCCTTTGGAATGTATTAAGTGAGTTAGTTAATGCTCCTCACATTGCTGGCTTATTAAGCTTGCCTAAATCGTCCTTAGCATCTGCCCAGTCGATATCAAATTTAGATGGGGATGTCGTGATTTTGGATCGCATTCAAGATGCAGGTAATGTTGGCACGATCTTGCGCACAGCTGCAGCCACTGGGTTTACACAGATTATTGCTTTATCGGGTTGCGCCCATCTTTGGTCTAGTAAAGTTTTGCGCGCAGGAATGGGCGCCCATCATTTGTTGGATCTTTATGAGGGCTGGACTAATCATCAAGTATTAAGTGCGGTCACTGCTCCCTTGATGGCCGCAACAGCAGATGCTGAGCAAGATCTTTTCAATTTAAAGCAAGAATTACTGCAGCCTGTAGCTTGGGTGATGGGAAGTGAAGGTCAGGGTGTATCAGAAGATTTACTGGCGCAGGCAAAAGGAGTTTCTATTCCGATTGATCCGCGTATAGAGTCCTTAAACGTTTCTACGGCAGCTGCTATTTGCTTATTTGAAACCGTTCGGGTTCGACGCAGTTAA
- the lpxA gene encoding acyl-ACP--UDP-N-acetylglucosamine O-acyltransferase — MTRIHASAVVDSKAELASDVEVGPYSVIGPNVKIGAGTKVGSHTVIEGHTTIGKENNFAHFAAIGGPPQDMKYRGEPTQLIIGDRNTIREFTTIHTGTSQDEGITRIGDDNWIMAYVHIAHDCQVGNHTIFSSNAQIAGHVQVSDWAIMGGMSGVHQFVRIGQHAMLGGASALVQDIPPFVIAAGDKAAPHGINVEGLKRRGFSSETISALRQAYKVLYKDGLSFEEAKAEIQKMVSASAADQATAEKLAQFHDFIAASTRGIIR, encoded by the coding sequence ATGACTCGGATTCATGCATCTGCGGTAGTAGATAGCAAGGCTGAGCTTGCCAGCGATGTTGAGGTTGGTCCATATTCTGTAATTGGCCCTAATGTCAAAATTGGCGCTGGCACCAAGGTTGGCTCTCACACTGTGATTGAGGGTCATACTACGATTGGCAAAGAAAATAACTTTGCACACTTTGCTGCGATTGGTGGGCCGCCGCAGGATATGAAGTACCGCGGTGAGCCGACCCAACTCATTATTGGCGATCGCAATACCATTCGTGAGTTCACGACGATTCATACGGGCACGTCGCAAGATGAGGGCATTACCCGCATTGGTGACGATAACTGGATCATGGCTTATGTTCACATAGCTCATGATTGTCAGGTCGGTAATCACACCATATTCTCTAGTAATGCACAGATTGCTGGACACGTTCAAGTAAGCGATTGGGCCATTATGGGTGGCATGTCTGGTGTGCATCAATTTGTGCGTATTGGCCAGCATGCCATGTTGGGTGGCGCATCTGCGCTAGTACAAGATATCCCACCTTTTGTCATTGCGGCAGGCGATAAGGCTGCCCCTCATGGTATTAATGTGGAGGGCCTAAAGCGCCGTGGTTTTTCAAGTGAAACGATTTCTGCTTTGCGCCAAGCTTATAAAGTTCTCTACAAAGATGGTTTAAGCTTTGAAGAGGCGAAGGCGGAAATTCAGAAAATGGTATCTGCAAGTGCTGCTGATCAAGCTACCGCTGAAAAGCTCGCGCAGTTCCATGACTTTATTGCAGCCTCAACGCGCGGCATCATTCGATAA
- the ppsA gene encoding phosphoenolpyruvate synthase, which produces MSNQQQQNSSMANAYVLPFEQLRMTDVESVGGKNASLGEMISQLSSTGVRVPTGFATTALAFRDFLKHNNLTERIQERLEGLNIDDVRALAQAGAEIREWIETAPFQPKLEEDIRKAFATLDDSGKGSFAVRSSATAEDLPDASFAGQQETFLNVEGIEDVLSKIREVFASLYNDRAISYRVHKGFAHEEVALSAGIQRMVRSDLGASGVMFTLDTESGFEDVVFITSSYGLGETVVQGAVNPDEFYVFKTTLAQGKKAIIRRTLGSKLIQMQFAPKGSSEKVQTVDVTPEKRNRFSLEDADITELAKYAVIIEKHYGRPMDIEWGKDGQDGRIYILQARPETVKSQAAGQVEMRYKLKGSSKVLAKGRAIGQKIGAGPVRVIRDPSEMDRVQPGDVLVADMTDPNWEPVMKRASAIVTNRGGRTCHAAIIARELGVPAVVGCGDATEQLQDGMVVTVSCAEGDEGHIYDGLIETEVTEVSRGALPDIPVKITMNIGNPQLAFDFCQLPNAGVGLARLEFIINNYIGVHPRAVLEYPNIDPDLKRAVESVARGYASPRQFYEDKLVEGVATIAAAFYPKPVIVRLSDFKSNEYKKLIGGSRYEPDEENPMLGFRGASRYVSEEFGEAFALECAAMKRVREDMGLDNVEIMVPFVRTIKQAERVINMMEKFGLKRGVNGLRLIMMCEIPSNAILADQFLEYFDGFSIGSNDMTQLTLGLDRDSGMELLAIDFDERDPAVEFMVERSIVACRKQDKYVGICGQGPSDHPDFARWLVEKGITSISLNPDSVVETWEMLGKSLKA; this is translated from the coding sequence ATGTCCAACCAACAGCAACAAAATAGCAGTATGGCAAATGCCTATGTTTTGCCTTTTGAGCAGCTTCGAATGACGGATGTTGAGTCAGTCGGCGGTAAAAATGCATCTTTGGGTGAAATGATTTCACAGCTCTCTTCTACGGGAGTTCGTGTACCTACTGGTTTCGCGACAACTGCATTGGCGTTTCGTGATTTTCTAAAACACAATAATTTGACCGAGCGTATTCAGGAGCGTTTAGAAGGTCTCAATATTGATGATGTGCGTGCATTGGCGCAGGCGGGCGCGGAGATTCGTGAGTGGATCGAAACCGCGCCATTCCAGCCAAAGCTTGAGGAGGATATTCGTAAGGCATTTGCAACACTGGACGATTCTGGCAAAGGTTCTTTTGCAGTTCGTTCATCTGCTACTGCGGAAGACTTACCAGATGCTTCTTTCGCTGGTCAGCAAGAAACATTCTTGAATGTCGAAGGCATCGAAGATGTATTAAGTAAGATTCGTGAAGTTTTTGCATCTCTCTATAACGATCGTGCCATTTCCTACCGGGTTCATAAGGGCTTTGCCCATGAGGAAGTTGCCTTATCGGCTGGCATCCAGCGCATGGTTCGCTCTGACTTGGGTGCTTCTGGGGTGATGTTTACGCTAGATACTGAATCGGGTTTTGAAGATGTAGTATTCATTACCTCTAGCTATGGTTTGGGTGAGACTGTTGTGCAGGGTGCTGTAAACCCGGACGAGTTTTATGTATTCAAGACCACATTAGCACAAGGTAAAAAAGCGATCATTCGTCGTACCCTAGGTTCTAAGTTGATTCAAATGCAATTTGCGCCAAAAGGGTCCTCTGAAAAGGTGCAAACAGTTGATGTCACTCCTGAGAAGCGTAATCGTTTTTCCTTGGAGGATGCAGACATTACTGAGTTAGCAAAATATGCCGTCATCATTGAGAAGCATTATGGTCGCCCAATGGATATTGAGTGGGGCAAAGATGGTCAAGACGGCCGCATCTATATTTTGCAAGCACGTCCTGAGACGGTGAAGAGCCAAGCGGCTGGTCAAGTCGAGATGCGCTACAAACTTAAAGGCAGCTCTAAGGTGTTGGCAAAAGGCCGTGCAATTGGTCAAAAGATTGGTGCTGGTCCAGTACGTGTAATTCGTGATCCAAGCGAAATGGACCGCGTACAGCCTGGCGATGTATTGGTTGCCGATATGACCGATCCAAACTGGGAGCCTGTAATGAAACGAGCTTCTGCGATTGTGACCAATCGCGGCGGCCGTACTTGCCACGCGGCAATTATTGCCCGTGAATTAGGTGTACCTGCAGTTGTGGGTTGTGGCGATGCTACGGAGCAATTACAAGACGGTATGGTTGTGACTGTCTCTTGTGCTGAGGGTGATGAAGGCCACATTTATGATGGCTTGATCGAAACTGAGGTAACTGAGGTTTCTCGCGGTGCATTGCCAGATATTCCTGTGAAGATCACGATGAATATCGGTAACCCGCAATTGGCATTTGATTTCTGCCAATTACCAAACGCAGGCGTTGGATTGGCCCGCTTAGAGTTCATTATCAATAACTATATTGGTGTGCATCCACGCGCAGTGTTGGAATATCCAAATATTGATCCTGATCTCAAGCGTGCTGTAGAAAGCGTTGCTCGTGGTTATGCAAGCCCACGCCAATTCTATGAAGACAAGTTGGTTGAGGGTGTAGCTACCATTGCAGCTGCTTTTTATCCAAAGCCAGTCATCGTGCGCTTGTCAGACTTTAAGTCTAACGAGTATAAGAAGCTGATTGGTGGATCTCGCTATGAACCAGATGAAGAAAACCCGATGCTGGGCTTCCGTGGCGCGTCCCGCTACGTATCAGAAGAGTTTGGTGAAGCATTCGCGCTTGAGTGTGCAGCAATGAAGCGCGTTCGTGAAGATATGGGTCTTGATAACGTCGAGATCATGGTTCCATTTGTGCGCACTATCAAACAGGCTGAGCGCGTCATTAATATGATGGAAAAGTTTGGTCTGAAGCGTGGCGTAAATGGTCTGCGACTCATTATGATGTGCGAGATTCCATCTAATGCCATCTTGGCAGATCAGTTCTTGGAGTATTTCGATGGATTCTCTATTGGTTCCAACGATATGACCCAGCTAACACTTGGCCTTGATCGTGACTCTGGCATGGAGTTGTTAGCGATTGACTTTGATGAGCGCGATCCAGCGGTTGAGTTTATGGTTGAGCGTTCAATTGTTGCTTGCCGCAAGCAAGATAAGTATGTCGGTATTTGTGGTCAGGGCCCATCCGATCATCCTGACTTTGCACGCTGGTTAGTTGAAAAGGGCATCACTTCCATCTCGCTGAACCCAGACAGCGTAGTGGAAACGTGGGAAATGTTAGGCAAAAGTTTAAAAGCCTAA